In one window of Arachis ipaensis cultivar K30076 chromosome B06, Araip1.1, whole genome shotgun sequence DNA:
- the LOC107648525 gene encoding pleiotropic drug resistance protein 1-like — MKARAAGGHKANIITDYILRVLGLEICADTFVGNAMLRGISGGQRKRVTTAEMLVGSARALFMDEISTGLDSSTTFQIVNSLKQYVQLMKGTALISLLQPPPETFNLFDDIILLSDGHIVYQGPCQNVLEFFAFKGFKCPERKGVADFLQEVTSMKDQEQYWAHKDQTYRFVTAKEFAEEFRSFHIGRSLGEELATEFDKSKSHPAALAKHKYGVAKWELLKACLSREYLLMKRNSFTYIFKFCQVAMMALVAMTVFLRTEMHRDSMTDGGIYAGALFYGLFVVMFNGCSEVTMVVQRLPVFYKQKNFLFYPAWAYGLPQWILRIPITVIEVLLWVLLTYFVIGFDPHLGRMLRQWLILALANQMASGLFRLTAAVGREIIMASTIGAFTLTLVFAMSGFILSKDNIRKGWLWGYWVSPMVYAQNALMNNEFLGKSWRHVLPNSTESLGVQVLKSRGFFTESNWYWIGAGALVGFTLLFNFSFILALTYLNPLEASHTAKSEDKSLKEENGGSTSVQSLYNRKRGMVLPFEPHFITFDEVTYAVDMPQEMRKHGVVEEKLVLLKGVSGAFRPHVLTALMGITGAGKTTLMDVLAGRKTGGYIGGNITISGYPKKQETFARISGYCEQNDIHSPHVTVYESLFYSAWLRLSSEINIETRKMFIDEVMELVELNSLRNAIVGLPGVNGLSTEQRKRLTIAVELVANPSIIFMDEPTSGLDARAAAIVMRAVRNIVDTGRTIVCTIHQPSIDIFESFDELFLMKRGGEEIYVGPLGHNSSDLIHYFEGIQGVNAINDGYNPATWMLEVTSSAKEMELGIDFAQLYKNSDLYRRNKVFIRELSTPKPCSKELYFPSKYSRSFFTQCMACLWKQHWSYWRNPLYTAIRFLLTTTLALVLGSMFWKLGSKIEKHQDLFNSMGLMYVAVMLIGNKNATSVLPVVTVERTVFYREQAAGMYSPLAYAFAQALIEIPHVLLQSIAYGVIVYAMIGYEWTVAKFFWYLFFMFFTFLYFTYYGMMMAATAPNPHIASIVGSATYSMWNLFSGFLIPRTRIPIWWRWYNLINPVAWSLYGLVASQYGDIEENTEFNGIHVPVKDFLKNYYGFRHEFLGVVATIVIGFALVFAVIFAVFIKMFNYQAR; from the exons ATGAAA GCCAGAGCAGCTGGAGGCCACAAAGCGAATATTATAACAGATTACATTCTAAGG GTTTTGGGACTTGAGATCTGTGCAGATACTTTTGTGGGGAATGCAATGTTAAGAGGTATCTCTGGTGGACAAAGAAAACGTGTTACAACAG CGGAGATGCTGGTTGGTTCAGCCAGAGCTCTTTTCATGGATGAAATATCAACGGGTTTGGATAGCTCAACAACATTCCAAATTGTGAATTCACTAAAGCAATATGTCCAACTTATGAAAGGAACTGCTCTGATCTCACTCTTGCAGCCACCACCAGAGACTTTCAATCTTTTTGATGACATTATTTTGCTCTCTGATGGACATATAGTTTATCAGGGCCCTTGTCAAAATGTCCTTGAATTTTTTGCTTTCAAGGGTTTTAAATGTCCTGAAAGAAAAGGTGTAGCAGACTTTTTACAAGAA GTGACATCAATGAAAGATCAAGAACAATATTGGGCACACAAAGACCAAACATATAGATTTGTGACAGCCAAAGAGTTTGCAGAGGAATTTCGGTCATTTCACATTGGTAGAAGCCTTGGTGAAGAACTTGCTACTGAATTTGACAAGTCTAAAAGCCACCCTGCTGCTTTGGCAAAACACAAGTATGGAGTGGCAAAATGGGAACTCTTAAAAGCTTGCTTATCAAGAGAATATTTACTCATGAAACGCAATTCCTTTACCTATATCTTCAAATTTTGCCAA GTGGCTATGATGGCCCTTGTTGCCATGACAGTTTTCCTTCGAACCGAAATGCACCGAGATTCAATGACTGATGGAGGGATTTATGCTGGTGCATTGTTCTATGGCCTTTTTGTGGTCATGTTTAATGGATGTTCTGAAGTTACAATGGTAGTTCAGAGGCTTCCAGTATTTTACAAGCAAAAAAACTTTCTCTTTTATCCAGCATGGGCTTATGGTCTTCCTCAATGGATTCTAAGAATCCCCATAACAGTTATAGAAGTGCTTCTTTGGGTACTACTCACTTACTTTGTCATTGGTTTTGATCCTCACCTTGGAAG AATGTTAAGGCAATGGCTAATTCTAGCATTAGCCAACCAAATGGCTTCAGGGTTGTTCAGATTAACTGCAGCAGTTGGTAGAGAAATTATTATGGCTTCCACTATTGGAGCATTTACATTAACCCTTGTTTTTGCCATGAGTGGCTTTATCTTGTCCAAAG ACAACATAAGAAAAGGTTGGCTATGGGGATATTGGGTGTCACCTATGGTGTATGCACAAAATGCCTTAATGAACAACGAGTTCTTAGGGAAGAGTTGGAGACAT GTTTTACCTAACTCAACAGAATCATTAGGAGTTCAAGTTTTGAAATCTCGCGGATTCTTTACTGAATCAAACTGGTATTGGATAGGTGCTGGAGCATTAGTTGGATTCACATTATTGTTCAATTTTTCTTTCATCCTTGCTCTCACTTACTTGAACC CACTTGAAGCAAGTCACACTGCTAAGTCAGAGGATAAATCTCTGAAAGAGGAGAATGGTGGAAGCACCTCTGTTCAATCTTTATATAATCGGAAAAGAGGAATGGTTCTCCCTTTTGAACCACATTTCATCACCTTTGATGAAGTAACATATGCTGTTGACATGCCACAG GAAATGAGGAAACATGGTGTTGTTGAGGAAAAGTTGGTTCTTTTGAAGGGTGTTAGTGGAGCTTTTAGGCCACATGTTCTCACTGCTCTAATGGGTATCACCGGTGCCGGAAAAACAACTTTGATGGACGTACTTGCCGGTCGAAAAACAGGGGGATATATTGGAGGGAACATCACAATTTCTGGATATCCTAAGAAGCAAGAAACATTTGCAAGAATCTCCGGATATTGTGAACAAAATGATATCCACTCTCCTCATgttactgtctatgaatctttgTTCTATTCGGCCTGGCTCCGGTTGTCTTCCGAAATCAACATTGAAACAAGAAAG ATGTTTATTGATGAAGTGATGGAGCTTGTGGAGTTGAACTCGCTAAGGAATGCAATAGTTGGATTGCCAGGTGTTAATGGTTTGTCGACTGAACAACGCAAAAGGTTAACTATCGCGGTCGAATTAGTGGCTAATCCTTCAATCATATTCATGGATGAACCAACTTCTGGGCTTGATGCAAGGGCTGCTGCTATTGTTATGAGAGCAGTTAGGAACATAGTGGACACTGGCAGAACAATTGTTTGCACCATCCATCAACCTAGCATTGATATATTTGAATCTTTTGATGAG CTTTTTCTAATGAAGCGAGGAGGAGAAGAGATATATGTTGGGCCACTTGGCCATAATTCTTCTGATTTAATTCATTACTTTGAG GGAATTCAAGGTGTTAATGCAATCAATGATGGCTATAATCCAGCAACATGGATGTTGGAAGTCACAAGTTCAGCAAAAGAAATGGAATTGGGAATTGATTTTGCTCAACTGTACAAGAATTCAGACTTGTACAG gagaaaCAAGGTCTTTATCAGAGAACTAAGTACTCCAAAACCATGTTCCAAGGAGCTTTATTTTCCTTCAAAGTATTCAAGGAGCTTCTTTACTCAATGCATGGCTTGCTTATGGAAACAACATTGGTCATATTGGCGCAATCCTCTATACACTGCCATAAGATTTCTCTTAACAACAACACTCGCCTTGGTACTTGGAAGCATGTTTTGGAAACTTGGCTCCAAAAT TGAGAAGCACCAAGATCTATTTAATTCCATGGGGTTGATGTATGTTGCTGTGATGCTTATTGGCAACAAGAATGCTACTTCCGTACTACCGGTGGTGACCGTAGAAAGAACTGTATTTTACAGAGAACAAGCCGCCGGAATGTATTCCCCTTTGGCATATGCTTTTGCTCAG GCTTTAATTGAAATCCCTCATGTTCTCTTACAGTCTATAGCATATGGAGTAATAGTTTATGCAATGATTGGTTATGAATGGACCGTGGCTAAATTCTTTTGGTacttgttcttcatgttcttcactTTCCTATATTTTACCTACTATGGAATGATGATGGCAGCCACAGCCCCAAATCCACACATTGCTTCAATAGTTGGAAGTGCAACATATTCTATGTGGAATCTTTTCTCTGGCTTTCTGATTCCACGTACA CGGATACCAATATGGTGGAGATGGTACAATTTGATAAATCCGGTAGCTTGGAGTTTGTATGGGTTGGTGGCTTCACAATATGGAGATATAGAAGAAAATACTGAGTTTAATGGAATACATGTTCCGGTGAAAGACTTCTTAAAAAATTACTATGGTTTTAGGCATGAATTTTTGGGAGTGGTTGCAACCATTGTTATTGGATTCGCACTAGTTTTTGCAGTGATTTTTGCCGTATTTATCAAGATGTTTAATTACCAAGCAAGATAA
- the LOC107605442 gene encoding L-type lectin-domain containing receptor kinase IX.1-like, whose translation MIATAASKISISMASLSSSHQFFNNLVPSILHLLLLITLSSLPILVHPLSFNITNFDDPASASQMAYEGDARSSNGSIDLNKVIYDFRVGRAIYGQPLHLWDSATKILTSFSTSFTFTIDAVNDTKIGDGFVFYLAPLGYQIPPNSAGGTFALFNQTTNLVNQPQNHVVAVEFDTFIGSIDPPFQHVGIDDNSLTSLATAKFDVDKNLGVKCFALISYEASTKTLALSWSFGGSSRNKTIATASTSNSNSLSYNIDLMQALPEWVNFGFSSSTGLSTERNVIYSWQFHSTLGGEMGKVQNKKLNIVVVVVPVVVTVVLLTVVVVVGLLIIKKRRRTNEEGGGEYPGQFPVEFDLDRATIPRRFDYKELVAATNGFAEDKRLGQGGSGEVYKGVLSYLGRVVAVKRIFADFENSERVFHNEVRIISRLIHKNLVQFIGWCHEEGELLLVFEFMPNGSLDTHLFGNKKTLAWNLRYKAAIGVATALHYLHEDAEQCVLHRDIKSANVLLDNDFNTKLGDFGMAKLVDPRLRTQRTGVVGTYGYLAPEYINGGRASKESDMYSFGVVALEIASGRRTFRDGEFHVPITNWIWQLYVDGNLMSGADERLCKDFNVNEMMSLLTVGLWCTHPDVKQRPKAAQVIKVLRLEAPIPEIPKDIRYNNVLPQHSNILQQPPHYSLESPPDITTSLVYGGR comes from the coding sequence ATGATTGCTACGGCTGCTtctaaaatttcaatttcaatggcTTCTCTATCTTCTTCTCATCAGTTCTTCAATAATCTTGTTCCTTCTATTCTGCATCTACTTCTTCTAATCACCCTCTCTTCCCTTCCAATTTTGGTTCATCCATTATCCTTCAACATAACCAACTTCGATGACCCTGCTAGTGCAAGCCAAATGGCATACGAAGGTGATGCAAGATCCAGCAATGGATCCATCGACCTCAACAAAGTCATCTATGACTTCAGGGTTGGCCGTGCCATCTACGGCCAACCCCTTCACCTTTGGGATTCAGCCACCAAAATTCTCACAAGTTTCTCCACAAGCTTCACATTCACCATTGATGCAGTGAATGACACAAAGATCGGTGACGGTTTTGTGTTCTATTTGGCACCTCTTGGCTACCAAATCCCACCAAATTCAGCTGGTGGAACTTTTGCTCTCTTCAATCAAACAACCAATCTCGTCAACCAACCACAAAACCATGTTGTGGCGGTTGAGTTTGACACATTTATTGGCTCCATTGACCCACCATTTCAGCATGTGGGGATTGATGATAACTCTCTTACTTCCCTTGCTACTGCCAAGTTTGATGTTGACAAGAATCTTGGTGTCAAGTGTTTCGCTTTGATTTCTTACGAAGCTTCGACCAAGACACTCGCATTGTCCTGGTCGTTCGGTGGAAGCAGTCGCAATAAAACTATTGCGACTGCTTCCACTTCAAATTCGAATTCTCTGTCTTACAACATTGACCTCATGCAAGCTCTTCCAGAGTGGGTGAATTTCGGGTTTTCGTCCTCGACCGGGTTATCCACCGAGCGAAACGTTATCTATTCATGGCAGTTTCATtcaactttgggtggagaaatgGGGAAGGTTCAAAACAAGAAGCTGAACATTGTTGTGGTGGTTGTCCCGGTGGTTGTTACGGTTGTTTTATTGactgtggtggtggttgttggtcTCTTGATCATCAAGAAAAGGAGGAGGACTAATGAGGAAGGTGGTGGCGAATACCCTGGACAGTTCCCTGTCGAGTTTGACCTCGACAGAGCAACTATCCCAAGGAGATTCGACTACAAAGAATTGGTTGCGGCCACCAACGGTTTCGCCGAAGACAAGAGGCTGGGACAAGGAGGGTCAGGAGAAGTCTACAAAGGCGTCTTGAGCTATCTTGGAAGAGTTGTTGCCGTGAAGAGGATCTTCGCCGACTTCGAAAACTCGGAGAGAGTTTTCCACAACGAAGTAAGGATCATAAGCCGTTTGATCCACAAAAACTTGGTGCAATTCATAGGTTGGTGCCACGAGGAAGGTGAATTGCTTCTTGTTTTCGAGTTCATGCCGAACGGAAGCCTCGACACACACCTTTTCGGAAACAAGAAGACTCTGGCATGGAATCTGAGGTACAAGGCCGCGATTGGAGTCGCGACCGCGCTTCATTATCTCCATGAAGACGCAGAGCAATGCGTTCTTCACAGAGATATTAAGTCAGCGAATGTGTTGTTAGACAACGATTTTAACACGAAGCTGGGCGACTTCGGCATGGCGAAATTGGTGGATCCAAGATTGAGGACTCAGAGAACAGGGGTTGTGGGAACCTATGGGTACTTGGCTCCGGAATACATCAATGGAGGGAGGGCGAGTAAGGAGTCAGATATGTATAGCTTTGGAGTTGTGGCATTGGAGATTGCAAGTGGGAGAAGGACTTTCAGGGATGGAGAGTTTCATGTGCCAATAACAAATTGGATATGGCAACTTTATGTTGATGGGAACCTTATGAGTGGTGCTGATGAGAGGTTGTGTAAGGATTTTAATGTAAATGAAATGATGAGTTTGCTTACTGTGGGGTTATGGTGTACACACCCTGATGTTAAACAGAGGCCAAAGGCAGCACAAGTTATTAAGGTTCTTCGGCTTGAAGCTCCAATACCAGAGATTCCTAAAGATATTCGTTATAATAATGTTCTTCCACAACATTCAAACATTCTGCAACAACCACCACATTACTCCCTTGAATCGCCGCCGGACATTACTACTAGTCTTGTTTACGGTGGACGGTAA
- the LOC110262449 gene encoding pleiotropic drug resistance protein 1-like: MEIERVGSSSVWRKSSFDNKEEDDEEALKWDAIQKLPSIARLRKGLLATPDGVTSQVDVKKLGVQERRYLLERLVKIAEEDNEKFLLKLRNRIDRVKVQIPTIEVRFENLKVKAEVQVASRALPTFTNFIFNIVEGLLNSFHMLGKRQRINILQDVSGIIKPAR; the protein is encoded by the exons ATGGAGATAGAGAGGGTTGGCAGTTCTTCAGTTTGGAGGAAGAGTAGTTTTGATaacaaagaagaagatgatgaagaagctCTTAAATGGGATGCTATTCAAAAGCTTCCCTCAATCGCGCGACTGAGGAAAGGTTTGCTGGCCACCCCGGACGGGGTGACCAGCCAAGTCGATGTGAAGAAACTTGGAGTGCAAGAAAGGAGGTATTTGCTTGAAAGGCTTGTGAAGATTGCTGAAGAGGACAATGAGAAGTTCTTGTTGAAGCTTAGGAATCGTATTGATAG GGTTAAAGTTCAAATCCCTACAATTGAAGTTCGGTTTGAGAACTTGAAGGTGAAAGCAGAAGTTCAAGTAGCAAGCAGAGCTTTACCAACCTTCACCAACTTCATTTTTAATATAGTGGAA GGACTGTTAAACTCATTTCATATGCTTGGCAAAAGGCAACGAATAAATATTCTTCAGGATGTTAGTGGTATAATAAAGCCTGCCAGGTAA
- the LOC107605441 gene encoding NAD(P)H-dependent 6'-deoxychalcone synthase-like, with translation MSSTTKLAVPNVVLQSSFSMPVIGFGTASETNDGDTVKAAAIEAIKLGYRHFDTASCYGSEQALGEAIAEALKLGLISSRDQLFITSKLWLSDNHPHLVLPALQKSLQNLGLEYLDLYLVHFPMSAKPEVRKFYHKEDELVPFDLKGVWASMEQCHNLGLTKSIGVSNFSTKKLEDLLSFATIPPAVNQVELNLSWQQKNLREYCKAKGIMVTAYSPLGAGGTSWGSNDVMESELLKDIAHVHGKSIAQVSLRWLYEQGVTFAVKSYNKERMKQNLEIFNFSLTNNDYQKINQIKQERKVKNGPAGFDLADLLWDGEN, from the exons ATGTCTTCAACAACAAAACTAGCAGTCCCTAATGTTGTCCTACAATCTTCATTCAGCATGCCGGTGATCGGCTTCGGAACTGCTTCCGAAACAAACGACGGCGACACCGTCAAAGCGGCGGCCATTGAGGCCATCAAGCTCGGTTACAGGCACTTTGACACTGCTTCTTGTTATGGGTCCGAGCAGGCTCTGGGAGAAGCCATTGCTGAAGCTCTTAAACTTGGTCTCATAAGCTCTAGGGATCAACTTTTTATTACTTCCAAGTTATGGTTATCTGATAATCATCCTCACCTTGTTCTCCCTGCTCTACAAAAATCACTTCA GAATCTTGGATTAGAATATTTGGACCTTTACTTAGTCCACTTCCCAATGAGTGCAAAGCCTGAAGTAAGGAAATTCTATCATAAAGAAGATGAATTGGTGCCATTTGATTTGAAGGGCGTCTGGGCTTCAATGGAGCAATGCCACAACTTAGGCCTCACAAAATCAATTGGAGTTAGCAACTTCTCTACAAAGAAACTTGAagatcttctttcttttgctaCTATTCCTCCCGCGGTTAATCaa GTGGAGTTGAATCTTTCCTGGCAGCAAAAGAATCTAAGAGAATATTGCAAAGCGAAGGGTATTATGGTAACTGCATATTCTCCTTTGGGAGCCGGAGGAACCAGCTGGGGTAGTAATGATGTTATGGAGAGTGAATTGCTCAAGGACATTGCACATGTTCATGGAAAATCTATTGCTCAG GTAAGTCTTAGATGGTTGTATGAACAAGGTGTAACTTTCGCAGTGAAGAGCTACAACAAAGAGAGAATGaaacaaaatttagaaatatttaatttttcaCTTACAAATAATGATTACCAAAAGATTAATCAAATCAAACAGGAGCGCAAAGTGAAGAACGGTCCAGCTGGATTCGATCTTGCTGATCTTCTATGGGATGGAGAAAATTAG
- the LOC107605440 gene encoding enhancer of rudimentary homolog encodes MANRHTIILMQTSPNRATRTFMDFESVAQAMDGICALYERKLKELNPAIRNLSYDIADLYNFIDGLADMSALVYDSSIHAYLPHDRQWIKQKTLQHLRKLAH; translated from the exons atG GCTAATCGCCACACGATTATTCTAATGCAGACCTCTCCGAACAGAGCAACTAGAACTTTCATGGATTTTGAATCAGTGGCTCAGGCCATGGATG GCATATGTGCACTGTATGAAAGAAAACTGAAGGAGTTAAACCCAGCCATCAGAAATCTCTCTTATGATATTGCTGATCTCTACAACTTCATAGATGGACTTGCAGACATGAGTGCTCTAGT TTATGATagttcaattcatgcttacttgcCGCATGATCGACAGTGGATCAAACAAAAAACCCTTCAACATTTGAGGAAGTTGGCACATTGA